In a genomic window of Coregonus clupeaformis isolate EN_2021a chromosome 27, ASM2061545v1, whole genome shotgun sequence:
- the LOC121541173 gene encoding endothelial differentiation-related factor 1 homolog, with the protein MAESDWDTVTVLRKKGPTAAQAKSKQAITAAQRRGEDLETTKKWSAGQNKQHLMTKNTAKLDRETEELQHQRVSLEVGKVIQQGRQNKGLTQKDLATKINEKPQVIADYECGKAIPNNQVMGKIERAIGLKLRGKDIGLPLEAKPKKK; encoded by the exons ATGGCAGAAAGCGACTGGGACACCGTTACTGTCTTGAGGAAGAAGGGTCCGACTGCTGCGCAGGCCAAATCTAAGCAG GCTATCACAGCTGCACAGAGACGTGGAGAAGACCTCGAGACTACTAAGAAAT GGTCTGCAGGGCAGAACAAGCAGCACCTGATGACCAAGAACACAGCCAAGCTGGACCGTGAGACGGAGGAGCTGCAGCACCAGCGGGTCTCCCTGGAGGTGGGCAAGGTCATCCAGCAGGGCCGCCAGAACAAGGGCCTCACCCAGAAAGACCTGGCCACT AAAATCAATGAGAAGCCTCAGGTCATTGCAGATTATGAGTGTGGGAAAGCAATTCCCAACAATCAGGTCATGGGCAAGATTGAGAGAGCAATCG GTTTGAAACTGCGCGGGAAAGATATTGGACTGCCCCTGGAGGCAAAACCCAAGAAGAAATGA